In Colletotrichum destructivum chromosome 8, complete sequence, the following proteins share a genomic window:
- a CDS encoding Putative FAD-binding domain, FAD/NAD(P)-binding domain superfamily, producing the protein MPFLESQPKIIIAGAGIGGLTTALSLHAAGFTNIHLFEASSQLTTLGVGINVQPSAVLILRNLGLLEALEKTGIKTQELNFYNRHGHPILSEPRGLKAGYAVPQLSIHRGECQMLLLSAVKERLGENAINLNHALTGFSQDSKSITAEFSRRRDGAPAEQSSVTGDILIAADGINSTARRILYPDEGPPRFSGRMLWRGCLERAPYLTGASMVWAGHADQKFIAYPISQRAADGGKSLVNWIAELRIRDKDDEDLTPPRTDWSKAVDKSVFESRFRGWRCGGLDVKDLVDKTDKVFEFPMSDRDPVERWSFGRLTLLGDAAHAMYPIGSNGASQAIIDAETLVRLLSESPDDVEGVLKAYEAERLPATAKIIFANRGNGPDHVLQVCEERAPDGFRNVYDVVPKDELEDIGRVYKKVAGFEMESVNAKAKETEGASERLRLKSPKDWI; encoded by the coding sequence ATGCCATTCCTGGAATCCCAACCCAAGATTATCATAGCCGGAGCGGGCATCGGTGGCCTGACGACGGCACTGTCCCTCCACGCCGCCGGTTTCACGAACATCCACCTCTTCGAGGCCTCGTCACAACTCACCACGCTCGGTGTCGGGATCAACGTCCAGCCTTCGGCCGTGCTCATTCTCCGCAATCTCGGCTtgctcgaggccctcgagaaAACCGGCATCAAGACCCAGGAGTTGAACTTCTACAACCGCCACGGGCACCCGATCCTCAGCGAGCCGAGGGGCCTCAAAGCCGGCTATGCAGTTCCGCAACTGAGCATCCACCGCGGCGAGTGCCAGATGCTCCTCCTGAGCGCCGTCAAGGAGCGGCTGGGAGAGAACGCGATCAACCTGAACCACGCCCTAACGGGCTTCTCCCAGGACTCGAAGAGCATCACGGCCGAGTTCTCGCGACGCCGGGACGGCGCGCCGGCGGAGCAGTCCAGCGTGACGGGcgacatcctcatcgccgccgatgggATCAACTCGACCGCGCGGCGGATTCTATACCCGGACGAGGGCCCCCCGCGCTTCTCCGGCCGCATGCTCTGGCGCGGATGCCTCGAGCGCGCGCCGTACCTTACCGGCGCGTCCATGGTGTGGGCCGGCCACGCCGACCAAAAGTTCATCGCGTACCCGATCAGCCAGcgggcggcggacggcggcaagaGCCTCGTGAACTggatcgccgagctgcgcATCCgggacaaggacgacgaggacctgacACCCCCGCGGACGGACTGGTCCAAGGCGGTCGACAAGTCCGTGTTCGAAAGCCGGTTCCGCGGGTGGCGGTGCGGTGGTCTCGACGtcaaggacctcgtcgacaagaCGGACAAGGTGTTTGAGTTCCCGATGAGCGACCGGGATCCGGTCGAGCGTTGGAGTTTCGGGCGGCTCACACTCCTTGGCGACGCCGCGCACGCCATGTACCCGATCGGCTCCAACGGCGCGTCGCAAGCCATTATCGACGCGGAGACGCTGGTCAGGCTGCTCAGTGAGAGCCCGGACGACGTGGAAGGGGTGCTGAAGGCGTACGAGGCCGAGAGATTGCCGGCCACGGCCAAGATCATCTTCGCTAACAGGGGGAACGGGCCGGATCACGTGCTGCAGGTGTGTGAGGAGAGGGCGCCGGACGGCTTCCGGAATGTGTACGACGTCGTTCCGAAGGACGAGCTTGAGGACATCGGCAGGGTGTACAAGAAGGTGGCCGGGTTCGAGATGGAGAGCGTgaacgccaaggccaaggagacggagggTGCCAGTGAGAGACTGCGGCTGAAAAGCCCGAAGGATTGGATTTGA
- a CDS encoding Putative FAD/NAD(P)-binding domain, FAD/NAD(P)-binding domain superfamily gives MSKPVLVIIGTGWGGFTLTQKVSLEKYDVKVISPIRTIQYTPLLASAACGLFNFRLAEEPVRRKHRTDQDYYKAIAEDIDFEKRIVRCKTDAPTANEDPTYFEVRYDKICIAPGCETQDFGTPGAKEHALFLKTTNDARLIQQRILQMLDKASLPTTSEQDQRDYLNIRIVGGGAIGIEAAAELWDLWFEDMRFLFPHLDGKLNITIHDVAPKILSTFDASLSEYATSSLEGKHVKLMTGSNIQRVEADAIFTKEDGRLPYGLLIWATGNKVSPLVDRLSVKKPESGLPRILTDRYLRVLRPDGSPMDGVYALGDAADIEGESLPTLAEVALQKGEYLTVVLNSDGKPAPFNYKQRALLAYLGRRDGIIGGRKEWTGVSAWLAWRSGSLGWTRSWRRKIMISISWLFIWIAGRDIARP, from the coding sequence ATGTCGAAACCAgttctcgtcatcatcggcaccggATGGGGCGGCTTCACCCTCACCCAGAAAGTATCGTTGGAGAAGTACGACGTGAAGGTCATCTCGCCAATCCGGACGATTCAGTACACCCCGTTactcgccagcgccgcctgcgGGCTCTTCAACTTCCgcctggcggaggagccGGTGCGGAGGAAGCACAGGACGGACCAAGACTACtacaaggccatcgccgaggacatCGACTTTGAGAAGCGCATTGTGCGTTGCAAGACCGATGCCCCGACCGCCAACGAGGATCCGACCTACTTCGAAGTCCGATACGACAAGATCTGCATTGCGCCGGGATGCGAGACCCAGGACTTTGGCACGCCGGGAGCCAAGGAGCACGCCCTCTTCTTGAAGACGACCAACGACGCGCGCCTCATTCAGCAGCGGATCCTCCAGATGCTGGACAAggcctcgctgccgacgacgagcgagCAGGACCAGCGGGACTACCTCAACATCCGgatcgtcggcggcggcgccatcggcattgaggcggccgccgagctgTGGGACCTCTGGTTCGAAGACATGCGCTTCCTGTTCCCGCACCTGGACGGCAAGCTGAATATCACCATCCACGACGTCGCGCCCAAGATCCTCTCGACGTTCGACGCCAGCCTGAGCGAGTATGCGACGAGCTCGCTGGAGGGGAAGCACGTGAAGCTCATGACGGGGTCCAACATCCAGAGGGTTGAGGCCGACGCGATCTTCACCAAGGAGGACGGCCGCCTGCCGTACGGGCTGCTCATCTGGGCCACCGGAAACAAGGTGAGCCCGCTGGTCGACAGGTTATCAGTGAAGAAACCCGAGAGCGGGTTACCCCGTATCCTCACGGACAGGTACCTCCGGGTCCTGCGCCCCGACGGGAGCCCGATGGATGGCGTCTACGCACTGGGGGACGCCGCTGATATCGAAGGGGAATCCCTGCCGACGCTGGCGGAGGTGGCGCTGCAGAAGGGCGAGTACCTCACTGTCGTCCTGAACTCGGACGGCAAACCTGCGCCGTTCAACTACAAGCAGCGGGCCCTGCTGGCGTACTTGGGCCGTCGCGAtggcatcatcggcggccgCAAAGAGTGGACCGGCGTAAGCGCCTGGCTGGCCTGGCGGTCGGGGAGCTTGGGGTGGACGAGGAGTTGGAGGCGAAAGATCATGATTTCGATCAGCTGGCTCTTCATCTGGATTGCCGGGAGAGATATTGCGAGGCCCTAA
- a CDS encoding Putative peptidase S8 propeptide/proteinase inhibitor I9, with protein MVGFKHFAMLAAAACTMAAPTPQTETTVQTAADNSYIITLKDNLSLTSLTSHLSWLTGVQALSLDKRQFTGTERTYSFGGFRAYSGKFDDATIQLIKSSPDVASVERDQIWTLSAIVTQSGAPWGLGTISHRTSGSTQYVYDDRAGSGTYAYVVDSGINTAHTNFGGRASLGYNAAGGAHTDTLGHGTHVAGTIGSTTYGVAKLTSLISVKVFVGNSASTSVILAGYNWAVNDITSKGRASKSVINMSLGGPVSSAWTTAINSAYTSGVTTVVAAGNEAQNAANVSPASAANAITVGAITSTWAIASYSNYGPVLDIFAPGSSILSTWIGSTTATNTISGTSMASPHVAGLVNYLQSVEGLATPALIVARLKALATPNKITGTLNSSPNLIAYNGAGA; from the exons ATGGTCGGCTTCAAACACTTTGCCATgctcgcggccgcggcctgcACCATGGCCGCTCCCACCCCCCAGACCGAGACTACAGTCCAGACTGCTGCGGACAACAGCTACATCATCACCCTCAAGGACAACCTCAGCCTCACGAGCCTCACTTCCCACCTGAGCTGGCTCACTGGCGTCCAGGCCCTCAGCCTCGACAAGCGCCAGTTCACCGGGACTGAGCGTACTTACTCCTTTGGCGGCTTCCGCGCATACTCTGGCAAGTTCGACGATGCCACCATCCAGCTCATCAAGAGCTCTCCCGAT GTTGCCAGCGTTGAGCGCGACCAGATCTGGACTCTGTCCGCCATCGTGACCCAGTCCGGCGCCCCCTGGGGTCTGGGAACCATCTCCCACCGCACCTCCGGGTCTACGCAGTACGTCTACGACGACCGCGCCGGCTCTGGCACCTACGCCTACGTCGTCGACTCGGGCATCAACACGGCCCACACCAACTTCGGCGGCCGCGCTTCGCTCGGCTacaacgccgccggtggtgcTCACACCGACACCCTCGGCCACGGCACTcacgtcgccggcaccatcGGCTCGACGACGTACGGCGTCGCCAAGCTGACGTCCCTCATCTCCGTCAAGGTCTTCGTCGGCAACTCGGCCTCCACCTCGGTCATTCTTGCCGGCTACAACTGGGCCGTCAACGACATCACCAGCAAGGGCCGCGCCTCCAAGTCCGTCATCAACATGTCCCTCGGCGGCCCTGTCTCGTCCGCCTGGACGACGGCCATCAACTCGGCCTACACCTCCGGTGtcaccaccgtcgtcgccgccggcaacgagGCCCAGAACGCCGCGAACGTGTCCCCTGCCAGCGCGGCCAacgccatcaccgtcggcgccattACCAGTACTTGGGCCATCGCCTCCTACTCCAACTACGGCCCCGTtctcgacatcttcgccCCCGGCAGCTCCATCCTGTCCACCTGGATCGGttccaccaccgccaccaacaccatctcCGGTACCTCCATGGCTTCCCcccacgtcgccggcctcgtcaacTACCTTCAGTCCGTTGAGGGCCTGGCCACGCCcgccctcatcgtcgcccgcctcaaggccctcgccACGCCCAACAAGATCACCGGCACCCTCAACAGCAGCCCCAACCTCATCGCCTacaacggcgccggtgcGTAA
- a CDS encoding Putative zn(2)Cys(6) fungal-type DNA-binding domain, fungal transcription factor, translating into MPPSNMGGTMKNQGARRDTAPVLKKKRCGTCIDRKISCDRRYPQCSSCVRSNRACQGYGLRLSWPRDDDRKRLIISQNQSLTKNGRGNGFSSGSFHMINATAWDIEIHHHLASPHGALPVLRYSLSWSVSGLSATERDLFQFFEQKIAFKLSSFSNQPLGQTLLRLASLDGSDASVALRRALMAVSSQYRYGPGLRAEELKLSAIHALSASAAGGIQSQSAVQHVAAGMVLCMFETQRSSSSSNHWLCYLYSAWQVIEGVSLEMFARVAEGPIMLEWAYYHEVMARFSLRHWRCPDMVVPGRPVCPNKSISYLPEDGDWWYTATKIIQWQRPMEHQQMFEPLHLLSEVAAEVLLSTDPASHTEEYKGKIAQLKRRARDLEVPTPSDPRIQRAATKAEVFRASTLVYLSRATNSDLIRPSELYLLVDRSLSLMQQMSPCERPLPLLILGCEARTDVDRLRVLDLVSSTENTPPDRELHYIRILLHALWTQDDLHAEDNVEPDYMEKLSVVFSASSLLPHFG; encoded by the exons ATGCCACCAAGTAACATGGGAGGCACGATGAAGAATCAGGGTGCCAGGCGGGACACAGCCCCAGTCTTGAAGAAGAAACGATGCGGAACTTGCATAG ATCGTAAAATCAGCTGCGACCGCCGGTATCCGCAATGCTCCAGTTGCGTCCGGTCGAACCGGGCCTGCCAGGGCTACGGGCTCCGTCTCTCCTGGCCCAGGGACGACGACCGGAAACGCCTGATCATCAGCCAGAATCAGTCACTGACGAAAAACGGTCGCGGAAATGGCTTTTCCTCGGGCTCTTTCCACATGATCAACGCAACGGCATGGGATATCGAAATACATCACCACCTAGCTTCCCCGCATGGGGCTCTCCCGGTTTTGCGATACTCGCTATCGTGGTCAGTATCCGGGCTCTCCGCAACAGAACGGGACCTTTTCCAATTTT TTGAGCAGAAGATAGCTTTCAAGCTATCAAGCTTCAGTAATCAACCGCTTGGGCAGACTCTGCTCCGGCTCGCCTCTCTGGACGGCTCTGATGCTAGCGTTGCGTTACGACGCGCTTTAATGGCGGTTTCGTCCCAGTACCGCTACGGGCCAGGGTTGAGGGCAGAAGAACTGAAGCTATCTGCCATCCACGCTCTGTCAGCCTCAGCGGCGGGAGGGATCCAGTCGCAAAGCGCCGTTCAGCATGTAGCAGCAGGAATGGTTCTCTGCATGTTCGAG ACTCAGAGAAGCTCGTCTTCCTCAAATCACTGGCTTTGTTACCTGTACTCTGCATGGCAAGTAATCGAAGGCGTCTCATTGGAGATGTTTGCCAGAGTCGCCGAGGGGCCCATCATGTTGGAATGGGCTTACTATCACGAAGTGATGGCGCGTTTCAGCCTGCGGCACTGGAGATGTCCAGACATGGTGGTGCCGGGTCGCCCCGTATGCCCAAATAAATCAATTTCATACCTACCGGAAGACGGAGACTGGTGGTATACCGCCACTAAAATAATCCAATGGCAAAGGCCTATGGAGCACCAACAGATGTTTGAGCCCCTCCATCTTCTATCAGAAGTAGCTGCCGAGGTTCTTCTGTCGACAGATCCCGCAAGTCACACAGAGGAATACAAGGGCAAAATTGCGCAACTAAAAAGACGAGCCAGGGATCTAGAGGTACCAACGCCATCGGACCCCAGAATACAACGCGCCGCCACGAAGGCAGAGGTCTTCCGAGCCTCGACGCTTGTGTACTTAAGCCGCGCTACGAATTCGGATCTGATCAGGCCGTCCGAACTTTATCTTCTGGTGGACAGAAGCTTGTCCCTCATGCAACAAATGAGCCCTTGCGAGCGTCCGCTGCCCCTACTCATTCTCGGCTGCGAGGCGCGGACCGACGTCGACAGGCTTCGCGTTCTGGACCTGGTATCCAGCACAGAGAACACACCCCCGGACCGAGAGCTCCATTACATCAGGATATTGCTGCATGCCCTGTGGACGCAGGACGATCTGCATGCAGAGGATAATGTGGAGCCTGACTACATGGAAAAACTGTCGGTCGTTTTCTCGGCTAGCAGCCTGCTTCCGCATTTTGGTTGA
- a CDS encoding Putative short-chain dehydrogenase/reductase SDR, NAD(P)-binding domain superfamily codes for MPSYLVTGVNRGIGWAFLRNISDDPNNTIIGTVRDKASAEKKIADELGGRSNIHIVEVELTSYESIQKSVDVVSQITGGKLDYIIANAAYVSDWKAFEPIGKLGDHPKELEDDLLQAFKVNVVGNVHLFNLYIPLVLQSDVKKVITISSGMADIDLINQYRLYNLTPYSISKGAVNIAVSKFHAQYAADGVLFMGICPGIVETGHNSYLVQPDQLEGAQKVAAIFNEYAPGAVSRAPEDSVKDVMKVIYESSLENGRGGAYISHLGSKRWL; via the exons ATGCCTTCTTACCTCGTAACTGGGGTGAACCGTGGCATTGGT TGGGCGTTCCTCCGTAACATCTCGGATGACcccaacaacaccatcatcggcaccgtCCGCGACAAGGCATCCGCCGAGAAGAAAATCGCCGACGAGCTTGGGGGCCGATCCAACATTCAcattgtcgaggtcgaaTTGACAAGCTACGAGAGCATCCAG AAATCCGTCGATGTTGTGTCGCAGATCACCGGCGGCAAGCTCGACTACATCATCGCTAATGCAGCCTACGTCTCAGACTGGAAGGCATTCGAGCCCATTGGAAAACT GGGAGACCACCCCAaagagctcgaggacgacctcCTGCAGGCCTTCAaggtcaacgtcgtcggAAACGTCCACCTCTTCAACCTTTATATCCCGCTTGTCCTCCAGAGCGACGTCAAGAAGGTCATCACCATCAGCTCAGGCATGGCggacatcgacctgatcaaTCAATACCGGCTCTACAACTTGACCCCCTACTCCATCAGCAAGGGAGCCGTGAACATCGCCGTCAGCAAGTTCCACGCCCAGTACGCCGCGGACGGGGTGCTGTTCATGGGCATCTGTCCCGGGATAGTCGAAACGGGGCACAACAGCTACT TAGTGCAGCCAGACCAGCTGGAGGGTGCTCAGAAGGTAGCTGCGATTTTCAACGAGTATGCGCCCGGTGCAGTCTCCCGGGCTCCGGAGGACTCCGTCAAGGACGTTATGAAGGTCATCTACGAATCCAGTCTCGAGAACGGTCGTGGAGGTGCCTACATTTCTCACCTGGGCTCCAAGAGATGGCTGTGA